The proteins below come from a single Bacillus spongiae genomic window:
- a CDS encoding endonuclease/exonuclease/phosphatase family protein, whose amino-acid sequence MKTMSFNILADRRTWRNRREGIINKIFEVNPDIAGLQEAFSVQRNDLSFGLSSTYDLIEFNIPVNYDNPILVRKDYFTILDSGFVEAAECNFTRYITWLRLRENNSIKEFYFYNNHFCFQPMTVKEEQAIIQAQTIYEHQTQLCGNEQMAISVGDFNSNRSSSVMEYLLEQVPIDGTPNPVNLVDTWDIANPTTPKPPTTQQGAAIDWIITLSGTTVTEATIVNSDGFSDHFPVTATIIL is encoded by the coding sequence ATGAAAACGATGAGTTTCAATATTTTAGCAGATAGAAGAACTTGGAGAAACCGAAGGGAAGGGATTATTAATAAAATTTTTGAAGTAAACCCTGATATAGCTGGACTTCAAGAAGCTTTTAGCGTTCAAAGGAATGATTTATCTTTCGGTCTTTCCAGCACCTATGATTTAATTGAATTCAACATTCCAGTAAATTATGATAACCCTATTCTAGTTAGGAAAGATTATTTTACAATTTTAGACTCAGGTTTTGTAGAGGCAGCTGAATGCAATTTTACTCGCTATATTACTTGGTTAAGATTAAGGGAAAATAATTCTATAAAAGAATTCTACTTTTATAATAATCACTTCTGTTTTCAGCCAATGACTGTTAAAGAAGAACAGGCAATTATTCAAGCTCAGACTATATATGAACACCAAACTCAACTATGTGGTAATGAGCAAATGGCAATCTCTGTTGGTGATTTTAATTCGAATCGAAGTAGTTCTGTAATGGAATATTTATTAGAACAAGTTCCAATTGACGGTACTCCTAATCCCGTTAATTTAGTGGATACTTGGGATATAGCAAATCCAACTACTCCAAAACCACCTACAACGCAACAGGGAGCGGCTATTGATTGGATCATTACCCTTTCCGGTACAACAGTTACTGAAGCAACAATTGTTAATTCAGATGGATTTTCAGATCATTTTCCTGTAACAGCAACCATAATATTATGA
- a CDS encoding molybdenum cofactor biosynthesis protein MoaE yields MEKFEVVKTPIDVQEVIQKVERREAGAITSFIGTVREWTQGRRTIYLEYQAYVPMAVKKLAQIGEEAERKWPGVKMAITHRIGSLTISEVAVVIAVSSPHRKSAYEANEYAIERIKEIVPIWKKEHWEDGEKWIGDQRENHAYPEGKPNEKDCEV; encoded by the coding sequence GTGGAAAAATTTGAAGTAGTAAAGACTCCCATTGATGTGCAGGAAGTGATTCAAAAGGTAGAAAGGCGGGAGGCTGGGGCAATTACTAGCTTTATTGGTACGGTTCGTGAGTGGACACAAGGTCGACGGACCATTTATTTAGAGTATCAAGCCTATGTTCCAATGGCCGTAAAAAAGCTTGCTCAAATTGGGGAAGAAGCGGAGAGAAAATGGCCTGGGGTCAAGATGGCGATAACCCATCGAATAGGAAGCTTAACGATTTCTGAAGTGGCTGTTGTGATTGCTGTATCATCCCCTCATCGAAAAAGTGCTTATGAGGCGAATGAGTATGCGATTGAGAGAATTAAGGAAATCGTCCCAATCTGGAAGAAAGAGCATTGGGAAGACGGTGAAAAATGGATAGGAGACCAACGTGAAAATCACGCCTATCCAGAAGGAAAGCCAAATGAAAAGGACTGTGAAGTATGA
- the fdhF gene encoding formate dehydrogenase subunit alpha yields the protein MSQFLAKEGVKNLHKPGEKLITTHCCYCGMQCGMHIRVNEATGKVMGVEPRYDWPVTNGKMCPKGVTAYQTIDHKDRILHPLIKKNGEFVEASWEEALDLIERNFKKLQQESGKDAISVFGGVSMTNEKCYLVGKYARVGLGTRFIDYNGRFCMSSAAGGFLKTLGMDRGSTLPWPELEHTDCFFMAGSNTAECHPTSIQWLWKAKDKGAKLIVVDPRETPTARVADVHLDIKPGTDSALANGMLHLIIQGGYVDEAYVAERCHNYEELKQNVAKFTPEYTSKITGVSIEKIIKAAHIYGMSPRSVVMFARGAEQQSKGVDNVSLYTSMALLRGQVGKFASGVATLTGQGNGQGGREHGQKSDLLPGYRKITDPAAVDYISSVWGIDPSEMPKPGVSAYEMFDEIQAGNIRGMHVICSNPAVSAPNLDHIWNGFQKLDFLVVSDFFLSETAQFADVVLPATSWAEDEGTTTNIEGRVIRIRKVSEPIGESKPDWEIMSLIAKRMGRGKYFPYEEPKEIFEEFRLATKGGKADYYGITWDRIDREDGVFWPCPSEEHPGTPTMFEQSFGTPDGKANLAVIDWQEAGETPSNEFPLFLTTGRVVFHYLSGNQTRRIDFLMQQCPEPFAEMHPALASKYHVQEGDLVKLSTPRSHMVAKARITKAIRKDTVFVPYHWGKELAVNKLTSDHLDPTSRMPEFKVCSLKIDKV from the coding sequence ATGAGCCAGTTTTTAGCTAAAGAAGGGGTCAAAAATCTTCATAAACCAGGTGAAAAACTCATCACGACACATTGCTGTTATTGCGGAATGCAGTGTGGCATGCATATTCGAGTAAATGAAGCAACAGGGAAGGTAATGGGGGTTGAGCCTCGTTATGATTGGCCCGTTACAAATGGAAAGATGTGTCCAAAAGGGGTAACAGCCTACCAAACGATAGACCATAAAGATCGAATTTTACATCCCTTAATTAAGAAAAATGGTGAATTTGTGGAAGCATCTTGGGAAGAAGCGCTAGATCTTATTGAACGGAATTTCAAGAAGCTTCAACAGGAAAGTGGGAAGGATGCCATCTCAGTTTTTGGTGGAGTGTCCATGACGAATGAAAAATGCTATTTAGTAGGGAAGTACGCTAGAGTAGGCCTTGGAACTAGGTTTATTGATTATAACGGTCGCTTCTGCATGAGTTCAGCTGCTGGAGGTTTTCTAAAAACATTAGGGATGGATAGGGGTTCAACCTTACCATGGCCAGAACTTGAGCATACAGATTGCTTTTTTATGGCAGGATCTAATACAGCGGAATGTCATCCAACTAGTATTCAATGGCTTTGGAAAGCCAAGGATAAAGGGGCAAAGCTCATCGTTGTCGACCCACGTGAAACACCAACGGCAAGAGTGGCGGATGTTCATCTTGATATTAAACCAGGTACGGATTCAGCACTTGCGAATGGAATGCTTCATCTTATCATTCAAGGAGGATATGTTGATGAAGCATACGTAGCCGAGCGTTGTCACAATTATGAAGAGTTAAAGCAAAATGTCGCGAAATTCACTCCAGAATATACGTCAAAAATTACGGGAGTATCCATTGAAAAAATTATTAAGGCTGCTCATATATACGGAATGTCACCTCGGTCTGTCGTCATGTTCGCTAGAGGAGCTGAACAGCAATCCAAAGGGGTAGATAATGTTTCATTGTATACATCGATGGCACTTCTAAGAGGCCAAGTAGGTAAATTTGCTTCTGGTGTTGCAACACTAACAGGACAAGGGAATGGTCAAGGAGGAAGAGAACACGGTCAAAAGTCGGATTTGCTACCAGGGTACCGAAAAATAACCGATCCAGCAGCGGTTGATTATATTTCAAGTGTTTGGGGAATTGATCCAAGTGAAATGCCGAAACCGGGTGTTTCAGCTTATGAGATGTTCGATGAAATTCAGGCAGGAAATATTCGCGGGATGCACGTGATTTGTAGTAACCCAGCTGTTTCTGCACCAAACCTAGATCATATATGGAATGGATTTCAGAAACTAGATTTCTTAGTCGTTAGTGATTTCTTTTTATCTGAAACGGCTCAGTTTGCAGATGTGGTACTTCCGGCAACGAGCTGGGCAGAAGATGAAGGTACTACGACCAATATAGAAGGTCGTGTGATACGAATACGAAAAGTAAGTGAGCCGATAGGTGAATCGAAGCCAGATTGGGAAATTATGAGTTTAATAGCAAAGAGGATGGGGAGAGGGAAGTATTTCCCCTATGAAGAACCAAAAGAAATATTTGAAGAGTTTCGCCTGGCAACAAAAGGGGGAAAAGCGGATTATTATGGCATTACATGGGATAGAATCGATCGAGAGGATGGGGTATTTTGGCCTTGCCCATCGGAAGAGCACCCCGGGACACCGACAATGTTTGAACAATCCTTTGGAACACCGGATGGAAAAGCCAATCTTGCGGTTATTGATTGGCAGGAAGCTGGCGAAACACCATCCAATGAGTTTCCGTTATTTTTAACGACGGGTAGAGTAGTGTTCCACTATTTATCAGGAAATCAAACAAGGAGAATCGACTTTCTCATGCAGCAATGTCCCGAACCCTTTGCGGAAATGCATCCGGCATTAGCAAGCAAATACCATGTGCAAGAAGGAGATTTAGTCAAGTTATCAACACCGAGGTCTCATATGGTTGCAAAAGCCCGTATAACAAAAGCGATTCGAAAAGACACGGTGTTTGTACCGTATCACTGGGGGAAAGAATTAGCTGTGAATAAATTGACAAGCGATCATCTTGATCCAACTTCTAGAATGCCAGAATTTAAGGTTTGTTCGTTGAAAATAGATAAAGTGTAA
- a CDS encoding 4Fe-4S dicluster domain-containing protein: MNKIMYLEFERCIGCRACQAACRECGDHDAKERNYVEYVDFTESRQTYPMLCMQCKDPACARVCPANAIQITEEGVVLSAMEEKCIGCRNCTFGCPFGIPKFDFEENKMYKCDMCYDRSKHDIAPMCASVCPSEAIRFIDFEEMQQLRRRRTQMNLVEGKKPQEGNKWDYVPEFFGVYTD; this comes from the coding sequence ATGAATAAAATAATGTATTTAGAGTTTGAACGATGTATTGGTTGTCGTGCATGTCAAGCAGCTTGTCGTGAATGTGGCGATCATGATGCTAAAGAGCGCAATTACGTAGAATACGTCGATTTTACTGAAAGCCGTCAAACGTATCCAATGCTATGTATGCAATGTAAAGACCCAGCCTGCGCAAGAGTTTGTCCGGCAAATGCGATTCAAATTACAGAGGAAGGCGTCGTCTTATCAGCTATGGAAGAGAAATGTATCGGCTGTCGTAACTGTACGTTTGGCTGTCCATTCGGAATTCCGAAGTTCGATTTTGAAGAAAATAAAATGTATAAATGTGACATGTGTTATGACAGGTCCAAACATGATATTGCGCCAATGTGTGCATCCGTTTGTCCGAGTGAGGCCATTCGCTTTATTGACTTTGAAGAAATGCAACAATTGAGAAGAAGACGAACTCAAATGAACTTAGTTGAAGGGAAAAAACCTCAGGAAGGAAACAAATGGGATTACGTACCTGAATTCTTTGGCGTTTATACAGATTAA
- a CDS encoding vanadium-dependent haloperoxidase, with the protein MDEKLKTSAFGRESLDCGCDHQKKKLLDCYCKQTPCICEYNYLKWNEIPYAGETGPPTNPEDPLSGSWTMYNLERCRDLFFTKPEGEPTYFTILNPNYIDFEQQLKVVLETRDHLTPSEKTIARYWGTGVATKQWTPTIDRLIDTYGVTAPRAARILGAVQSAINDAFVVTWYYKFLWLVARPDQYDQELATVLCTPRHPTYPSGHAAVAGCAAEVLKYFFPGESARLDELAEQAALSRLYALVHFPIDNSEGLNLGRQIGQVAINKLRQEVNSQGNPIDVPFEENLMAEIPPAPYPDGQTIPYDFDTTCTSLVLPDNCSKKRKK; encoded by the coding sequence TTGGATGAAAAACTGAAAACAAGTGCTTTTGGGAGAGAATCTTTGGATTGTGGGTGTGACCACCAAAAAAAGAAGTTGCTAGATTGTTATTGTAAGCAAACACCGTGTATTTGTGAGTATAATTATTTAAAGTGGAATGAAATTCCCTATGCCGGGGAAACGGGACCTCCTACCAATCCTGAAGACCCATTATCAGGTTCATGGACCATGTATAATTTAGAACGATGCCGCGATCTGTTTTTTACTAAACCTGAGGGAGAGCCAACATACTTTACTATTCTTAATCCAAATTACATTGATTTTGAACAACAGCTTAAGGTTGTATTAGAAACTAGAGATCACTTAACTCCATCAGAAAAAACAATTGCCCGTTATTGGGGGACAGGTGTGGCAACAAAACAATGGACACCTACAATTGATCGTCTTATTGACACTTATGGGGTAACAGCACCGAGGGCAGCAAGAATTTTAGGCGCTGTTCAAAGTGCAATTAATGATGCATTTGTTGTGACTTGGTATTATAAATTTCTTTGGCTTGTTGCAAGACCAGATCAGTATGATCAGGAGTTAGCAACTGTTTTATGCACACCTAGACATCCTACCTATCCGTCAGGACACGCAGCTGTTGCTGGTTGTGCCGCAGAAGTGTTGAAATATTTCTTCCCTGGAGAATCAGCTCGTTTAGATGAATTAGCTGAACAAGCAGCGCTTTCACGTTTGTATGCTCTAGTTCATTTCCCAATTGATAATAGTGAGGGGTTAAATTTAGGGAGACAAATTGGACAAGTCGCAATAAATAAACTTCGTCAAGAAGTAAACTCTCAAGGGAACCCAATAGACGTTCCTTTTGAAGAGAATTTGATGGCTGAAATCCCTCCAGCACCGTATCCAGATGGACAAACAATCCCATATGATTTTGATACGACTTGTACATCATTAGTTCTTCCAGACAATTGTAGTAAGAAAAGAAAAAAATGA
- the glp gene encoding gephyrin-like molybdotransferase Glp has protein sequence MLERRTPIRVNEAIISVMKYAKVGGMENVSLNDAHGRFLAEDLQADHDIPSFNRSPYDGFAIRSEDTKMASRAAPVTLEVVGEIGAGSVFQEEVTSGQAVRIMTGAQIPAGCDAVVMLELARTYSHHNRRMVDINRAYQEGDNISFKGEETTKGTVLVKKGTYINPGVVALLATFGYSEVPVSIKPKIGVISTGSELLHVDEPLQPGKIRNSNTFMILSQLERAGAEGVYFGQFADDIEVCYQQVKKALTEVDFLITTGGVSVGDYDYLPDIYQKMNAQVLFNKIGMRPGSVTTVAEKDGKLLFGLSGNPSACYVGFELFTRPVIRTYLSHQQPFLKRITGYLGTDFKKPNPFTRFIRATVSFENGRVFAIPAGLDKSSVVSSLADANALIELPGGSRGYEKEMEVVIHLLEDQDGCARLEEKE, from the coding sequence ATGCTTGAAAGACGTACACCTATTAGGGTAAATGAAGCTATTATTAGCGTGATGAAATACGCAAAAGTGGGAGGGATGGAGAACGTTTCTTTAAACGATGCTCATGGTCGTTTTTTAGCGGAAGATTTGCAAGCAGACCATGATATTCCTTCTTTTAACCGTTCTCCTTACGATGGATTTGCTATTCGATCAGAAGATACGAAAATGGCTTCACGCGCTGCTCCTGTCACGTTAGAAGTAGTTGGAGAAATTGGCGCAGGAAGCGTGTTTCAAGAAGAAGTAACAAGTGGACAAGCGGTTCGGATTATGACAGGAGCACAAATTCCTGCTGGGTGCGATGCGGTTGTAATGCTTGAGCTAGCTCGTACGTATTCGCATCATAATAGAAGGATGGTCGATATTAACCGGGCCTATCAAGAAGGAGATAATATTTCTTTTAAAGGGGAAGAAACGACAAAAGGCACTGTCCTCGTTAAAAAAGGAACATATATTAATCCTGGTGTGGTCGCACTTTTAGCAACGTTTGGGTACAGTGAAGTCCCAGTAAGTATAAAACCTAAGATAGGGGTTATTTCTACAGGAAGTGAGCTATTACATGTAGATGAACCGTTACAACCTGGAAAGATTAGAAACAGCAATACATTTATGATTTTGTCACAGCTAGAGCGTGCGGGTGCGGAAGGGGTTTATTTTGGTCAATTTGCTGATGATATTGAGGTTTGTTATCAACAAGTGAAGAAGGCATTAACAGAAGTAGATTTCCTCATTACGACTGGAGGAGTTTCGGTAGGTGATTATGATTATTTGCCTGACATCTATCAAAAGATGAATGCTCAGGTGCTATTTAATAAAATTGGAATGCGGCCAGGAAGTGTCACTACTGTGGCTGAAAAAGATGGAAAACTATTATTCGGATTATCGGGTAATCCGTCGGCTTGCTATGTTGGGTTTGAATTATTCACTAGACCTGTTATTCGCACCTATTTATCTCATCAACAGCCGTTTTTAAAGCGCATAACAGGTTATTTAGGAACAGATTTTAAGAAGCCAAATCCATTTACGCGATTTATTCGTGCAACTGTTTCTTTTGAAAATGGAAGGGTCTTCGCTATTCCAGCTGGGTTAGATAAATCAAGTGTCGTTTCCTCATTGGCTGATGCGAATGCGCTTATTGAACTTCCAGGTGGATCAAGAGGGTATGAAAAAGAGATGGAGGTTGTGATTCATCTACTAGAAGACCAAGATGGGTGTGCACGGCTAGAAGAGAAGGAGTGA
- a CDS encoding MoeB/ThiF family adenylyltransferase, with amino-acid sequence MNDRYSRQILFKPIGIDGQSEISNKHVLIVGAGALGASNAEVLVRAGIGKLTIIDRDYVEWSNLQRQLLYTEEDATNQLPKAIAARNRLNEINSSVEIEAHVMDATVQSLLPLLQDVDLLLDSTDNFDTRFIINDLAQQVGMPWIYGSCVGSSGMSYTIIPGKTPCFRCLVENMPLQGATCDTAGIIFPTVQMVSTYQTTEALKILVNDNKSLRTELVTFDLWQNQYYTMNVERAKKQDCPSCGTDPTAPFLQREKRMKSTVLCGRNTVQLRSATNQLNLEELEKSLINIGTVKRNPYLLSVELKDFRLVFFKDGRTLVHGTNDIKKAKTIYYQLLG; translated from the coding sequence TTGAACGATCGTTATTCAAGGCAAATTCTTTTTAAACCGATTGGAATAGATGGACAAAGTGAAATTTCGAATAAGCACGTTTTAATCGTAGGAGCAGGTGCACTTGGAGCTTCAAATGCAGAGGTGTTAGTCCGAGCGGGAATTGGAAAATTGACGATTATTGATAGAGACTACGTAGAGTGGAGCAATTTACAGCGGCAACTGCTCTATACGGAAGAAGATGCAACGAATCAGTTGCCGAAGGCCATTGCGGCAAGGAACCGCTTGAATGAAATCAATTCAAGTGTTGAAATAGAAGCACATGTCATGGACGCTACTGTTCAATCCCTATTACCGTTATTGCAAGATGTTGATCTATTGTTGGATTCAACCGACAATTTTGATACTCGTTTCATCATAAATGATCTAGCCCAGCAAGTAGGAATGCCATGGATCTATGGTTCCTGTGTTGGAAGTTCTGGAATGAGTTATACGATTATACCAGGAAAAACCCCTTGTTTTCGTTGTTTAGTAGAAAACATGCCATTACAAGGTGCTACTTGTGATACAGCAGGGATCATTTTTCCTACTGTTCAGATGGTAAGTACTTATCAAACGACAGAAGCTCTGAAAATATTAGTAAATGATAATAAGTCTTTACGAACAGAATTGGTTACGTTTGACTTGTGGCAAAATCAGTACTATACGATGAATGTGGAGAGAGCCAAAAAACAGGATTGTCCTTCGTGTGGTACGGATCCGACAGCTCCGTTTTTGCAGAGGGAAAAGAGGATGAAATCAACCGTACTTTGCGGTAGAAATACAGTCCAATTACGTTCGGCAACTAATCAACTAAATTTGGAAGAGTTGGAGAAGAGCCTCATAAACATCGGAACGGTAAAACGAAACCCTTATTTACTATCCGTTGAGCTTAAAGACTTTCGCCTCGTTTTTTTTAAAGATGGTCGTACGCTAGTTCACGGGACAAATGATATAAAGAAGGCAAAAACGATTTATTATCAACTATTAGGTTAA
- a CDS encoding ubiquinol-cytochrome c reductase iron-sulfur subunit — translation MSKNQKVKRNERQTKDDMINLIDNLNRDEDLKFNRRAFLKSAVGASITIGLATLPFPFLTLKAKEEKVNRKYIGRLGDIPKDSSITFNYPSDEEPAILVHTKDGELKAYNSKCTHLQCPVFYEKEESVLLCPCHRGFFSVENGHPKAGPPQRELPMIQLEVKDDSIYAVGRQVRHG, via the coding sequence ATGTCAAAAAACCAGAAGGTTAAACGAAATGAAAGACAGACGAAGGACGATATGATTAACCTAATTGATAACCTTAACCGAGACGAGGACCTTAAATTTAACCGAAGAGCATTTTTGAAATCAGCGGTCGGAGCTTCGATTACCATCGGACTTGCCACTCTTCCTTTCCCTTTTCTGACCTTAAAAGCGAAGGAGGAGAAGGTAAACCGGAAATATATTGGAAGACTAGGAGACATTCCAAAAGATAGTTCCATAACGTTTAACTATCCATCTGATGAAGAGCCAGCCATTTTAGTTCATACAAAGGATGGTGAATTAAAAGCTTATAACAGTAAATGTACCCACTTACAATGCCCGGTTTTCTATGAAAAAGAAGAATCAGTCCTGCTTTGTCCTTGTCATCGTGGATTCTTTAGTGTAGAAAATGGACACCCGAAAGCAGGTCCACCTCAAAGGGAATTACCGATGATTCAGCTAGAAGTAAAAGATGACTCTATTTATGCAGTCGGAAGGCAGGTGCGCCATGGGTAA
- a CDS encoding acyltransferase family protein, with protein sequence MSKFIVKELFLLRSVACLAVVIIHAIYSVFVNFGIRKAPDYMEINYVLFVFQILLMFGTPMFVFISEFILANAYKGKVPKGFFRKRLKFIFVPFIVIGLFNTLIVTFQHNDVSSQLFFSKLYEQFVLGYFHGYFVLIIFQFYLLHFLFTKYIDKKFNMKYVIIVSLIINILYLGYFNFIEPNPTFPFHLLFIAWVGYFTVAYYSGKYFDKFKATLQKYKKIVIIAPFVTSFIVLLLCYSSLLTYIQSKRVDMIIHTMAMAFFLFYLGMKMKSIPRPLVKISQYSFGIYLLHPFFFLLSQSLFTNTFSIGNLILYFVFATSLALLGSMACIYLLNQFKFGSYIVGKVGIGIKPSSPTNPHPVHHYKENSV encoded by the coding sequence ATGTCAAAATTTATTGTAAAAGAACTATTTCTATTACGATCAGTAGCTTGTTTAGCTGTGGTGATCATTCATGCCATCTATTCAGTGTTCGTCAACTTTGGAATTCGTAAAGCTCCAGACTATATGGAAATCAATTATGTATTATTCGTCTTTCAAATTCTATTGATGTTTGGAACACCTATGTTTGTGTTTATTTCAGAGTTTATATTGGCTAACGCCTACAAAGGCAAAGTTCCTAAAGGTTTTTTTCGTAAACGACTTAAGTTTATTTTTGTTCCCTTTATTGTCATAGGCCTATTTAATACACTAATTGTAACCTTTCAACATAACGATGTCTCGTCTCAATTATTTTTTTCAAAGCTTTATGAGCAATTTGTACTTGGCTATTTTCATGGATACTTTGTGTTAATCATTTTTCAGTTTTACTTATTGCATTTTTTATTCACTAAATATATAGATAAGAAATTTAATATGAAATATGTAATAATTGTATCTTTAATTATAAATATTTTATACTTGGGCTATTTTAATTTTATTGAACCTAACCCGACCTTCCCATTTCATTTATTATTTATCGCATGGGTTGGCTATTTCACGGTAGCCTATTATTCTGGAAAGTATTTTGACAAGTTTAAAGCTACACTGCAAAAATACAAAAAAATTGTGATTATTGCTCCATTTGTAACTAGTTTCATCGTCCTATTATTGTGCTACAGTAGTTTATTAACCTATATTCAATCAAAAAGAGTGGATATGATCATCCATACTATGGCAATGGCCTTCTTCTTGTTTTATTTAGGTATGAAAATGAAATCTATCCCACGACCTCTTGTGAAAATTAGCCAATATTCATTTGGAATCTATTTATTACATCCGTTCTTTTTTTTATTAAGTCAAAGCTTATTTACGAACACTTTTTCAATAGGAAATTTAATTCTTTATTTTGTGTTTGCAACTTCTCTAGCTCTACTAGGTTCAATGGCCTGTATCTATTTATTAAATCAATTTAAATTCGGGTCATACATTGTTGGAAAAGTTGGGATTGGAATTAAGCCTTCTTCACCTACAAATCCCCATCCGGTTCATCATTATAAAGAAAATAGCGTATAA